In the Tamandua tetradactyla isolate mTamTet1 chromosome 8, mTamTet1.pri, whole genome shotgun sequence genome, AGTTATGTCAGTTTGAAGTGACTGGCCAGGCATTCCTTTATCATCAAGTCCGCTGCATGATGGCCATCCTCTTTCTGATTGGCCAGGGAATGGAGAAACCAGAGATTATTGATGAGCTGCTAAACATAGAGAAAAATCCCCAGAAGCCTCAATACaggtaagtttaaaaaaataaaaaaacacagctaTCGTCCTTAGAATGATTTTTACTTAGCTGTTATTTATATGATATACATATCTTCTCTACTGTGAATGCCTAAATAACTAAGTCACTGATTCTGTCTTCATGAAACTTTCAATCTAAACTGAAGAGTTTAACTTGTAGAATGTTATGAACATATAGGCGGGAGTAGTATCTTTTAATTATCCTCTCTCATTGTTCCTCTCATTAGTTAAGGAAACAGGTGTTTGGACTAGGCCCTTTAAATAAAAGAACATTCATTTTTTACatctttacatttttctgtttttgaattaAGGTTCTAGTGAACTTAAAGCAAGCAATCAACTGTATTAGATATTGCTTTTGTATATTACTGAGTAGTATTCAatactactgtatttttgaaTCTTTCCTAGCTTTCAGCTTCTAAAATGATaataaagggcagaaagaatagtcAAGCATTTCTTTTGAGAGGTTGAGGTCAAATAGGTACCAATAATTCACTCCTAAGCAGTGAAATCTAGTTTTTAAGGCATTCTGTACAAACTTGGAATTCCATTAACAAGCTTGAAAAATATAACAAGCTTCTTTTAATTTTACAGCAATATGGTGGAGCCACGTCACTTCTAAGTAACTTGTTACTGTTAAGATTTACCCTAAAATAGATCAAGTTGAACAATTCatggtttgctgtttttttttccttttaattataaaACTGTTCAAGGTTAGGGATGATGTTGTTTTAGCTATTAGATATTCAATATTGATATTAATAGTTCCTGATCCCCACTCTCCCCAACCCAGCTAACcttcaggtttttttgtttttattttagttttggtGGATAGCTTCCATGTATTCTCATAACCCgttttttcttctatctctttttcTAGTATGGCTGTAGAATTTCCTCTTGTTTTATATGATTGTAAGTTTGAAAATGTCAAATGGATCTATGACCCGGAGGTTCAGGAGTTCAATATTACTCACCTACAACAACTATGGGCTAATCATGCTGTTAAGACTCACATGTTGTATAGTATGATTCAAGGACTGGACTCTGTTGCAGTACCCTCTGGGACAGGTATGACAGGGAAATTTAGGGATAAAATTATTCACCAGAATCAAATTTAGGGTTGTGGGTGGAGGTAGTTTGGAGACAATTCTGTTGTGATAAAGTACCCATGTAATGCTTTTGTATATTATAGGACCAAAAGTGGATGGAGCGATAGAGTGGAGAAATGTTAAGCCCCGTGTCATAAAGCAGACTAGTGCCTTTGTAGAAGGAATGAAAATGCGCACATATAAGTCCCTAATGGATCGTCCTAAATGCCAGGGATTGGAATCCCGGATCCAGCATTTTGTACGTAGGGGACGCATCGAGCATCCACATTTAttccatgaagaagaaataaaagccaagAGAGACTGTAATGACACACAAGAGGAAGAAAATACTATTTTGGACAAACCAAGGAAGAGGATCTGTGTTGatacagaaattaaaagcatCATTTAACCACTAGGATCTAGGGGTGACAACCAGCTAGTGGTAGGTGGGtaagaaggaaatataaaaaaatatttactgtaaagAAGTCCTGGAAACTCAGATAGCAAGAAGCAATGGTAAAATGGAGATGTATTCAGTACACCCCAGAAACCCATATTTGTATTCAAATTCACTAAAGCTTGATCCTGAAAGTGTCAAATTTGTTTTACTGGCCAtcctcccacctttttttttttttaaagcaaatgaacCTGTTCATTTGAATTCTCAAAAAGAAGCTTGCCCAAGTGTCTTATTTTTCAAgacaaaagtttaaattttaaaatattaaattcagtCAATTAAATATCTGTTAAACTGGTCTAGTGCTAGGCATGATGCTACCTGGAGGGGACCTAACTGAGTAAGGCACAGCTTCTCTTCTTACAAAGCATAATACTGCAGTGCAGTTTAGCACAGTCTTGGCAACCTTCTTCTGTAACAGAGTGTAAATATTATAGGCTTTGTGAGCTATATATGTGGTCTCTTTTATATTCTTCTAAAactctttataaatgtaaaagccATTGTTAGCTTATGGGCTGCACAAGAACAGACCCTGGgctatagtttgccaacccctggtcTAGAGATTTAAGAAAGGCTCTTATAAAAAATAGATATCTAAGCTAAATCTTGCAGAACAAATGGAGCCAATTAAAGTGAGAATAATGAACTGGTGCTTTAAGTGTGTCTTAAGGCAGAAGATGCTGTTCATATAAGGGCTAGATATTATAGCATGTGCATTCAGggaaatgtaaaaacatttgtatggTTTGAGTGGGGAGTGACAAGAAAGGTAAGTAAGGCATGCTGCCTTGTAGGGCTTCCTTAAAAAGCTTAGGTTTAATCTCAAGGGGCAGCtggggaaaaaatttaaaagccagGTAAAATTGTGTAGCAAAAATACTGCTCTGGGTATCCTGCAGATTGAAAGGACAAGCCTGGAAGCAGTGAAGCCAATTAAGAGGCTGTTAGCGTAATCAAGGCAATTTATGATGATGGTCTATACTATATTTGTTATGAGGAGACTAGAGAGAGGCAGATGAATTTGAGATTAAGGAAGCAgatgcagggcaggccatggtggctcagcaggcagacttcttgcctgccatgctggagacctggattcaattcctggtgcctgcccatgcaaaaaaaaagaaaggaagcagaagCAATGGGATTTGGTGGTTGAATAGAGAATTCAACAAGGGAGGATTTCAGGATAACTCCTGGCTTTCAGATTTAAGCAGCAGTGGTTAGTACCACATATATACAGTACCACATAGGTCTTTGCTTGTTCTCAAAGTTGATAAATAACCCTcaaaatattacttataaatccCAATATTCAAAAGCGCTCCAGGTTCTCTTAAATAATGCATTGTCCTTTGCAGCAATAAACAACTAAACATTAAAGTAAATAGACTCACACCTGCCTCAATAACTTTTACCATTGCATTGGTAACACAAACACATTTGTAATTATACCATACCTTTATGAGATCCAAAGTTTTATTTACCCACCAATAAATGCTTGGTTTGTTCCTAACTATGTTCAGAACTTCAGGGTATACAAATATGGTTTCCTATCCTCAAGCTGctagttaaaatatataattaatatatggaaaagttagaaataaCACTAATTTATAAATTGTAATGTGATGTTTCATAAATGCCACATAAACTTAATGGGTGGACTTCAGAAATAATAAGAATTCAATGAAAGATTTCCAGGTTGAGGAGCTAAAACAGCATAAGCAATGAGTAAGGAAGAGGCATAGTGTAATAGCTTTGCATTTTAACAGAATAGGAACCAGAAAATACCCCCATGTTAGAGATGGAGAAATAGtggtacaaaaaaaaataagtcagtTGCATGATCCTGGTCTTCTAGATTTTCATTCATGCCATAGTTTTTTGGGGGCCTGATGTGCCAACATTTGAGTGTTCTTAAAATATCACTGCTGGGATCTGTTTTTAGTGTAAGCACTAAGCATGCAAGAGTATCCTTACCTAAACATTTAAGGACAAGGCCCcaaatatattatctttttcaACTTAACTTCCTACCTTATTTCAATGTATCTTGATTGGAATTAGTATTTAAGTTAAAGAAAAGGACAGAGTTTAAGAAATCACTCATGTTTAAAAGCTCTAAAAAGAATGATAAGATGAAAAGCAGTAACTGCTTTCCTTGGATATTCTGTAGAAGGAAAGGAATTAGAGAATCAGGGTCTTAGATACTTTAATTCTATCAAAAGTTGACTAGGTTATGCCATCAAATATAGAAAGTgacattatttttgtatttttgtagaaaaatacaaaatgatttttgtatttttgtagaaaaatacaaaatcatgATAGATGGAGCAAGTGAGAAGCCCCCAAATGTAAAAATACCCAATAATCCCTGACTGActaaatgttagaagaaagtaaaATAGGGCTTAAATCCtactttcatttgaaaaatgaaaggaacTTATTTCAATAAGCTGTGAAGTTTAAATGATAATATATATGATGGAGCTTCCTGAGTATAAATACATTTCAGTGCTTATGCAATACAAAACCATCTACTGAAAAAAGATGGACATAGAAGAAAAATGGGACAGAAATGAAGTAGGAATCTATTTGGGCTCAGGGATCTTTGTCACTAAAGCCtaaaaaggtttttctttttttaacagcaACTATATACATATACTACTTATATAGTGATTAATGTATTATTTCTGTTGCATTTAAATTATGGCACACCCACTTTTTTCTTGAACGTGTGAACATAGGTATTTGCTCCTAGTAAAAACTTTAAAGAACTCTATGAACAAATACTATTTATAAAGGTAAAGCCATATATGTTTTTAAACAATCTTAAGCCATATagaaatgcctttttatttttaaggtatcCTGCCCCTTCAGCTTTCCAGGTAACAAtctggtttattttttccagttctCTAGTCTGTCTTCCTAAGATTGTATTACTTATTACTGTAAATACAGAATAAGGTCCACAGATGACTTACCTCTCTTTGTTTTTACTATAAAGACATGATAATCCTTTGTtacttagagggaaaactttcacaTAGAAGCTAAAGAGCTTATATGTTGTAGATAAATACAGATAGCATTAACCAAAAGGCCCAACGGTATCTTTGTTTCAAAAATCTTAAGTGACTCAGTGTCCCAG is a window encoding:
- the PUS3 gene encoding tRNA pseudouridine(38/39) synthase isoform X2, coding for MAECRKVISLDLRSHFPRDWDSEYLNLKDKVNNAAKEIRYTHILNRVLPPDIRILAWAPVEPSFSARFSCLERTYRYFFPRADLDIVAMNYAAQKYVGTHDFRNLCKMDVANGVINFQRTILSARVLLVDQSLGEERWQEPFQLCQFEVTGQAFLYHQVRCMMAILFLIGQGMEKPEIIDELLNIEKNPQKPQYSMAVEFPLVLYDCKFENVKWIYDPEVQEFNITHLQQLWANHAVKTHMLYSMIQGLDSVAVPSGTGPKVDGAIEWRNVKPRVIKQTSAFVEGMKMRTYKSLMDRPKCQGLESRIQHFVRRGRIEHPHLFHEEEIKAKRDCNDTQEEENTILDKPRKRICVDTEIKSII